A region of Rhodamnia argentea isolate NSW1041297 chromosome 9, ASM2092103v1, whole genome shotgun sequence DNA encodes the following proteins:
- the LOC115757294 gene encoding putative hydrolase C777.06c, translated as MEVEDVGIGSSRAANGPMAGDGSGSALIFLGTGCSSAVPYATCLIQPSDPPCGVCSQSLVLPPDANPNYRCNTSLLIDYCPNNTKHSYILIDVGKTFREQVLRWFTLYKIPHVDSIILTHEHADAVLGLDDIRAIQPFSPTNDIDPTPLYLSQHAMDSIAEKFPYLVRKKLKEGQEVRRVAQLDWTIIEENCEKSFVASGLQFFPLPVMHGEDYVCLGFLFGEKCKVAYISDVSRFPPSTEQVILKNGDWQLDLLILDTLYKAGSHNVHLCLPQTLEAIKRIRPKQALLIGMTHEFDHHKDNESLIEWSRREGIDVQLARDGLRVPIDL; from the exons ATGGAGGTCGAAGATGTGGGGATCGGCTCGAGCCGCGCCGCGAATGGGCCGATGGCGGGCGATGGCAGCGGATCCGCTCTGATCTTTCTGGGGACCGGGTGTTCGAGCGCCGTCCCCTATGCAACGTGCCTGATCCAGCCGTCGGATCCGCCGTGCGGCGTCTGTTCTCAGTCGCTTGTGCTCCCGCCGGATGCTAACCCTAATTACCG GTGCAATACATCCCTTCTTATTGATTACTGCCCGAACAATACTAAGCATAGCTATATATTGATTGATGTTGGGAAGACATTCAGGGAGCAAGTACTTCGGTGGTTTACATTGTATAAGATTCCCCATGTTGATTCA ATAATCTTGACTCATGAACACGCTGATGCAGTTCTTGGTCTGGATGATATTCGTGCCATACAGCCTTTTAGTCCCACGAATGACATTGATCCAACTCCTTTATACTTGAGTCAGCATGCAATGGACAG CATTGCAGAGAAATTCCCATACTTGGTTCGGAAGAAACTTAAGGAAGGTCAGGAGGTGAGACGAGTGGCACAGCTTGACTGGACAATTATTGAGGAAAATTGTGAGAAATCATTTGTTGCTTCAGGCCTCCAATTTTTTCCTCTACCG GTTATGCATGGAGAAGATTATGTATGCCTTGGATTTCTTTTTGGAGAAAAATGTAAGGTCGCTTACATATCTGATGTATCTCGCTTCCCCCCAAGCACAGAACAAG ttattttaaaaaatggggATTGGCAGCTGGATCTTCTTATCTTGGACACTCTCTACAAG GCAGGATCTCATAATGTTCACTTATGCTTGCCTCAG aCTCTTGAAGCCATCAAGAGGATACGTCCAAAGCAAGCTCTACTAATTGGAATGACTCATGAGTTCGACCACCATAAGGACAATGAATCTCTTATCGAGTGGTCAAGAAG AGAAGGAATTGATGTGCAACTGGCACGTGATGGCTTGAGGGTTCCCATAGATCTGTGA